The DNA region ACATCGAGTCGAGCCTGCTTACTCCGGCGAGCTTTGCGGCGGCGGTGCTGCCCCGTGGGACCACCACCGTGGTGGCCGAGCCGCACGAGATCGTCAACGTGCTCGGCGCGTACGGGCTGGAATGGATGCTCGCGGCGGGGCGGGGTTCGGGGCTGCGGATGTACGCCTCAGCGCCCTCGTGCGTGCCGGCGAGCGAGTTCGAGTGCGGCGGCGCGGTGATCGGCGCGGGTGAGGTGCGCGAGATGCTCGCACGCCCGGACGTGCTGGGCCTCGCGGAGATGATGAATTACCCTGGCGTCCTGCGCGGCGACGCGGGCGTCTGGAGCATCTTGACCGAGGGCCGGCGCAGCGGCAAGCGCCTCGACGGCCACGCCTCCGGGGTGCGCGGGCGCGATCTTCAGGCCTACGCGGCGGCCGGGCTGCACTCGGACCACGAGGCGACCACCCCGCAGGAAGCCCGCGAGCGCCTGCGCGCCGGGCTGTGGCTGATGGTGCGCGAGGGCTCGGCGGCGCGCAATCTGGAGGCCCTGCTGCCGGTGCTGCGCGACTCGCCCCGGCGCGTGATGCTCGTGAGCGACGACGTGAGCGTGGACGAGCTTCTCACGCTCGGACACCTCGACCGCTTGCTGCGCGCCTGCGTGGCGGGCGGAATGCACCCCGCTGACGCCGTGGGGCTCGTCACCTCCAATCCCGCCGAATACTGGGGCCTGCACGACCTGGGGGCCGTCGCACCCGGCCACCACGCCGACTTCGTGCTGCTGCGCGACCTGGAGGGCTTCGGGGTGCTCGAAACCTTCGTGGGCGGGATGGAGGCGCGCCCCGGCACCTCGACCCCACCGCTGAGCGGCGGCCCCCGGAGCGGCGGGGTGAATCTCGGCCCCGGCTGGGCAGGCGCGAGCTTCGAGGTGCCGGCCCACTGGCCCACCATGCAGGTTTTTCCCGATCAGATCGTGACAGGTGTGGCCGAGCCGGGGGCCGGGGACGCGCGGCTCGTCGTCGCCGACCGCTACGGGCGCGGCGAGTGGGCGAGCTGCTGGACGACCGGCACCGGACTGCGCGGCGCCGCCCTGGGGCTGAGCCTGCTGCACGACGCGCACCAGGCGGTCTTCCTGGGGGGGGAGAACGGAGACATCCGGGCGGCGGGGCAGGCGCTGGAGCGTCTCGGCGGCGGTGCGGTGCTCGTGCAGGGCGGCGAGGTGCGCGCGAGCCTGCCGCTGCCCTACGCCGGGCTGATGACCGACCGACCCCCCGCCGAGGCCGCCGCGCGGCTGGGTGAGGTGACCCGCGCCGCGCAGGCGCTCGGCTGCACCCTGCCCTACCCGGTCACGACGCTCAGTTTTCTCGGCCTGAGCGTGATTCCGGCGCTCAAGCTCACGCCGCGCGGATTGCTCGACGTGCGGGCCTGGCGGCGGCTGCCTTGAGCCCCGATTCGGCGCTACTCGGCTGGCTGGGC from Deinococcus reticulitermitis includes:
- a CDS encoding adenine deaminase, whose amino-acid sequence is MQTAPAGPEAAREEDRRRLVRVAQGEEPGDLLIRGAQIVQPLTREVYAADVLVAGGRVAALGSGFNAARVVEARGAYLAPGFIDAHIHIESSLLTPASFAAAVLPRGTTTVVAEPHEIVNVLGAYGLEWMLAAGRGSGLRMYASAPSCVPASEFECGGAVIGAGEVREMLARPDVLGLAEMMNYPGVLRGDAGVWSILTEGRRSGKRLDGHASGVRGRDLQAYAAAGLHSDHEATTPQEARERLRAGLWLMVREGSAARNLEALLPVLRDSPRRVMLVSDDVSVDELLTLGHLDRLLRACVAGGMHPADAVGLVTSNPAEYWGLHDLGAVAPGHHADFVLLRDLEGFGVLETFVGGMEARPGTSTPPLSGGPRSGGVNLGPGWAGASFEVPAHWPTMQVFPDQIVTGVAEPGAGDARLVVADRYGRGEWASCWTTGTGLRGAALGLSLLHDAHQAVFLGGENGDIRAAGQALERLGGGAVLVQGGEVRASLPLPYAGLMTDRPPAEAAARLGEVTRAAQALGCTLPYPVTTLSFLGLSVIPALKLTPRGLLDVRAWRRLP